The following proteins come from a genomic window of Flavobacteriaceae bacterium MAR_2010_188:
- a CDS encoding Glycosyltransferase family 10 (fucosyltransferase) C-term — protein MIVRIIKDWDYPDIFRQTPSGTKIWGDVEFTTDNILEFDYLVVLNRSEKEVTFRCRKKGRFLFTQEPPIAGYEWHKKLFGYFDKVYTSWDVNAPNIVHGQGCLPWHIDKTYDELINLAANDGLIKQDKISWITSNARQKPGQILRMDFKDQIEGVLDFDLYGRGFRQIDDKFNVLYPYKYSFALENNSCNDYWTEKISDCFLSWTIPIYSGCTNITDYFPKNSIIQIDPTRPQEAIEKIQGAINEGFWEKNLSSLSEARNLVLNKYQLFPFVVDNLNKNIEKKTWHYLPSNNLDEPIDKKKVLINTLKMRIKTVLNV, from the coding sequence ATGATTGTTAGAATAATTAAGGATTGGGATTATCCTGATATTTTTAGACAAACCCCATCGGGTACTAAGATTTGGGGTGATGTTGAATTTACTACTGATAATATTTTGGAATTTGATTATCTCGTTGTCTTAAACAGATCCGAAAAGGAAGTTACTTTTAGATGTCGTAAAAAAGGAAGATTTTTATTTACTCAAGAGCCACCCATTGCAGGGTATGAATGGCATAAAAAATTATTCGGATACTTTGATAAAGTGTATACATCGTGGGATGTGAATGCACCTAACATTGTCCATGGGCAAGGATGCTTACCGTGGCATATAGATAAGACTTACGACGAATTGATTAATCTAGCGGCCAATGATGGTTTAATTAAGCAAGATAAAATTTCTTGGATTACCAGTAATGCACGTCAGAAGCCTGGGCAAATCTTGAGAATGGATTTTAAAGACCAAATTGAAGGTGTATTGGACTTTGATCTATATGGCAGAGGATTTCGTCAAATAGATGATAAATTTAACGTTCTCTATCCTTATAAGTATAGTTTCGCTTTAGAAAATAATAGTTGTAATGATTATTGGACCGAAAAAATTTCGGACTGTTTTTTATCGTGGACAATTCCTATCTATTCTGGCTGTACAAATATCACCGACTATTTTCCAAAGAATTCGATAATCCAAATTGATCCTACTAGACCTCAAGAAGCTATTGAAAAAATTCAAGGAGCAATTAATGAGGGCTTTTGGGAAAAAAATCTTTCCAGTTTGTCAGAAGCCAGAAACTTAGTTTTGAACAAATATCAATTGTTTCCATTTGTAGTGGATAATTTAAATAAGAATATAGAAAAAAAGACGTGGCATTATTTACCCTCAAATAATCTAGATGAGCCAATTGACAAAAAAAAAGTTTTAATAAACACTTTAAAAATGCGAATTAAAACCGTTCTTAATGTCTAG